The DNA region CTGCGGGGATCAGGCCCTCGCCACGATGGCTTTCTGCACATTGTCCAGCCTAGCAACCTCGGTGTTTGCCGCCTTCTTGAGGGCGGGTCCATGGGGGCGGTGCCGGCACTGAAGGCTGCGCCGTTTAATACATGCGGGAGGCCCCCCAACCGGGCAGCGCCGTGAGGCGGTTCCAGTAACTGCCGCCCCCTTCCCAGCTGACGGCCTCCAGCTTCACGTCACCGTCCATCTCCAGGAAGCGCACGTGCTCCGGCGGGAGGCGGTGCTGGAAGGTGTAGTGATGACGCTCGTTCACCGTCACCTGGAAGGGAACGGGCAGCGTCAGGCAAGAGGGCAGAGGTCCCAGCCCACTGGActgggactagggtgaccagacagcaaaggtgaaaaatcgggacgggggtggggggtaataggagcctatataagaaaaagacccaaaaatcaggactgtccctataaaatcgggacatctggtctccctaaCTGGGACGTCCTTCcagggcagcaggggctgggccgGAGACTATGTCTGGGGCTTGTTGGACATTTGCAAAGCGGGGCCTGTTCCCCACAGGGTCCAGCAATGAGATGGGCGTGGGGCACATCCCACTGAGCCCGCGCTCCCCTGGCTGCCTTGCCAGGGAAGGTTCGGTCCATTGAGCCGGGAGCTTTGCCTACGATAAGAGGACAATTCACTGCACTACGCCCCACATAGACAAACCCGGGGTTGTGATGTTGCAACTTTCTCTGATCCAGCTGGATGCAGTCCGGTCCCTCCCTACGGCCGAAGTAGGGCGTCCCCGTGTCCGGATGGAGCAGGGGCATCCCCTCCCCAAGCCCTACCTACCTTGTACGCCGTGGGGGTGGTGGTGAACATCAGCGTGAAGTTTTTCCCTCTGCGGAAGGGGCTGTTTTCCTTCCGCTCCTCCTGGCCCCACTTTCTCTCCACCAAGCTGTTGAAGATGATGTGGGGGGAGCCCTCAAAGCGGGGGTTGAAGAGCAAGGCCACATTGGCCCCTTCGTACTGACCGTAGATGAACTTTACCCGGAAGCTGGAGTGGAGACGGCACTGGCTGAGCCTGGAGCCAGCTTCAGGGACTGCGCTCCCGGCCCAGTGTCCGGCATTAGGGATTCTCTCACCTGCTTGTAGGGCCCTGTGGCCTGAGCAGTTGTAACCAACCctggccctggtctacactatgcgtttaggtcaaatttagcagcgttagatcaatttaaccctgcacctgtccacacaacgaagccatttttgtccaCGTAAACGGCTCTTAAAATCAAtctctgtacttctccccgatgaggagattagtgctgaaatcgacatcaccgggtcaaatttggggtaatgTGGACGCAATTCCACGGCCtacaggagctatcccagaatgctccattgtgactgctctggacagcactttgaactcagatgcactagccaggtacacaggaaaagccccaggaacttttgaatttcatttcctggttggccagcgtggcgaactcagcagcactggtGACCACGCAGTCCCccccagaatgtttctacgctccccctgtcatctccgtccctgaggttatcgcagattagaaggaggaaaaaaaacacacttcgatgacatgttttccgagctcatgcagtcctcccgcactgatagggcacagcgtaATGcctggaggcattcagtggcagaggccaggaaagaactgCTGTGTTTGCTTAATGGCAAAAGTCTCACGCCTCGTAGCGATCCTGCCCCAGCCAGTTTGCTGTGTCACATGCACTCTGCACTGTGTCAGCcgtgggcaggggcaggaccgctttgtgagcaggaaggccataGATAAAGAGACATTGCATTAGGCAGCAtctgtagctagagaaaacattcctgtgcattAAGCAaaatctgtggcaaaaaaagagaagcccCATAGTGTGGTAGTTATCACATTCACCTAACATGCAAAAGCCCCTTAGTGTTGTGGTGATCATGTTCACCTAACATGCAAAACATCCCCGGTTTGAAACCGGGCAGAAACAGGTCattgttcctttttctgactcccGTCCTGGAGTTTTAGTCTTAGAACAGACCGCGCTgggaaattttactttgaattatatcaattatgagttaaataatacGGAATCTCTCTCTCAGTTACAGTCCCGGGTTCCTTtccctttcagctgctctgataaattaacatttttgttaagggcgccggggggggggggggaattctcaTGAAGCCTTTTATAGGGAATAAATGCTGTCTAGGACTCTGCAATATCCTTAACGGGGCCCATAGCATGCAATCCTTcgttctggatttgtcattccaccggttgaactgctcctttctactgtccaggcttcatgagctatgggagcaaggggcaggctgggataGGTGAGACCGCgcggtgctgctggctgggagagcagcctgaggcagaagcctccagctcgcatgatgttccaggcaggactgaatctccatgagaagaaacttaaagaagagaatgacctgagtCACTCCCATTCAGTGCTCTAAGATGAGAATAGCTGTGTCTGTCCAGGCACCCCAGTCAACCTCACTGAGGTTTGCCAGCTGAGCGGGGCTGAGCGGGAacacagctggcaggagctggcggacgGAGCCGCAGACCGGCAGCGGGTTGAGCCACTCAGCCGGCCTGGGGCTCCAtccgccggccccgctcagcctgctgcctgcctggggttCCGATCATCCAGGCAGACAGAGGGCTGAGTGGGTCCAGTGGACAGGATCCcggaaaaaaaggcaaaaacgattgtctgcctttgctttcacggaagggaggggggctgacaacatgtacccaaaaccaccggcgacaaagtttttgccccatcaggcactgggagcttaacccagaattccagtgggcagcggagactgcgggaactgtgcgATTGttaccacagtgcaccgctccgtaagtcaatgctagtcggtagtgaggacgcactccaccgacttaatgcgcttgGTGTGGACATAGGCActagactgtataaaatcgaattCTAAAGAATCGACGTCTGTAAAATTGACCTGATTTCGTAGTGTGGACATACTCTTGGTTTTGCAAAGGGTCTGGTGGCTGGAGACTGAGCTGGGGACGAGAGCCAGGAAGGGAAACCCAGAGCTCCTCTCCTTCCAGCCAAGTTGCTCCCATCTGCTCTGGGTGGGGTGATCTATCCCGCGTGTGGGGAGAGGCGTTGTCTCTGGGGAGtgcatggtggggtggggggtgtacaGAGAGGGAGCTCACATTGCACCAGAGGGCTGAGGGCGTCTCGCTGCCTTGGGGACCATCCCATCTCCCTACCCGGGAACGAAGGGGAACTCCCGTGTACGGACGTGCTGGTCGCTCACCCTGTGCTCCTCTCTGGCACCGAACCCTTCATCTTCACCCAGGTGTGCGGACGGAGTCCTCCCGGAATGGCAGTGCTGTACGGGATGGTCTGAGAGACAGGGAAACTGCTGGGTGAGTGCCACGCCTGGGCAGGGTGGGACCAGGGCCCTGGGAAGAGAGATGGGGCAATCCCAGTCTCGGCCTCCCCCTTCCTGCTGGGAGACCCCTGTAGCTTGGCTGTCCAGCCATCCCTCCTCATGTCCCCGCTTCTATCTAGCTTTGGACCAGCCCGTCtcccaggggcagaggggtgCTGTCCCCCCATCACAGACGCACAGCTGTTCTCGTCCAGCCACCCTAGGGATAGCCCCCTGGAGAGACCCCCCCATCCTCGCCCATCTCAGCAGCTTCTCCCCTCCAGGCACTGACCAGGACCAAATCCAGGAACTCGCTTTGCAGAAGGAAGCGACCCGTTGGGTTGAACTGAAGGAGCCTGCGTTTGGGGCCGTCAGATCATTTTCTAGGGGAGCTTCTGCGAGTGTGTGTCTGAGGAGATGGTtctgtggggggtgtgtgtgtgtaggggattgtatgggtgtgtgtgtgtgtgtgtgtgtaggggactgtggggggtgtctgtgtgtggCTGGGAttttgcctgtgtgtgtgtgtacaggattggggggggggtctgtatttgtatctgtgtgtgtaaaggattttgtgtgtgtgtagtgtgtgCGTGGGTGGGTCCATGTGTGCACGTGCCCCTCTGGGTGTTGGAAAAGGCAGTGTCTATATGCAGCTGCCTCTGTCTGCAGGCCTGCGTGCCTCTACATGTATAACCAGACATAAAACGACTAATCCCAAACCCCAGTGCAGCTGCTTCAGCTGTGACAGCCTCTGATCTAACTGCTCCGCCACCACCCCAGCTCCACATTACCGAGCCAATTCACTTCCCATTCCCCACTTGCCAGCCACTAAGCCCTCCAGCGCCCAGCTGCTGAACGCCCTGGCATGTCCAGACAGACAGCTGCCCTGGGCACGTCCCAGATCTGCCCTGTGATGCCCCCCTGGTTTTCTATCGCTTCATTTCCCATCTCTGGtatggggcagcagcaggagaggaaaaggagACTCAAGAGGAGCCCAGAACTCACCGGCCTGTCTGGAATTAGAgccattgctgctgccaccaTCCACCCTCCGCAGTTCAGGGGATGGAGAGCCCAGGTTAGAGGCAGCACCTTATATACGGTGCTGGGCTGGCCCCTGAGAGGTGGGGCAGGTCCTTCCCGGAAGTGTTGTCTTGCCTGCACGTTCTGCCCAGGATTGCGTCAGAGATCTCTGTATTGGTGTTACCAAAAACGTTGTCATGCGCTGGCATTTGTCAGCTTGGACTCAATGCCGCATGACCGTGTGTCATAGCCCCTACTTTGCTAGCAGTAGGGAGGAGGTTCTACGGGGGAATTTGCGTACTATGTGTTTGTTTTGGCCGAATTTTGCTAAGCATGAGGTATAACAAAGGCCTGTCTCTCTGCTGGAAAAATGCTAAGTATTTAATTGTGGATGGGAAGGAAATCTTGCTAGTTCCTGTTCTTGGCCTCTCTAGGGTGtaagtggttttcagcctgtgatCCATGGGCCCCTGAGGTTTGCAGactgtgtctaagatttccaCCTCCATCTGAAATACTTTAGGGGTTGGCAAGTgacaaaaaggttgaaaacccctgATGTAAGGTACAGATCCAAGGTAAAAACGTTGTATGTTGTTTTTTAACGGTTGGGACCGTATAGCTCGGAAACGCTTTCTTTCTGTTCTCCTtgtatttaattttaatcctCTGATGAGATATTATCATCTTATACTAGATGATACTAAAACTGGATGatactagatacctcctgaggttccttccaagcCTGAGATTTTGTGATTCCATGATTGTCTCTGAAAGGTCCCCTCCAGTACGGAGCTAGCACTATCATTCGCTAATGCTTTATGACCTTTGTGTGGTTGTTTAATCAGCTTTATGTAGCAATGTATTAACTGCATGGCATGTCTCTTTCTAGAGAGGCGTGGTGGTTATACAGCTGTATGAATAGTTCACCTTGATTCCTCTGTCATGAATAAATTGTATAAGTATTTAATGACTTTATTTAGCCGTCCTCCTTGGCATGCCCGTTGTTTGGTCAGAGTACGGTCGTTACGGTTAATGATTCTCCATTGTTCCGTGTCTGGTAGGCGCTTCAGCCCATGTCTACAAATGGTGGAGTCCATAGCCACACTGAGTTACTCCATGAGGGgatgatcatagaatcacagaatatcagggttagaagagatctcaggagggtctagtccaaacccctgctcaaagcaggaccaaccccaactaattcatcccagccagggctttgtcaagccgggccttaaaaacctctaaggaaggagattccaccacctccctagggaacccattccagtgcttcaccaccctcctagtgaaatagtgtttcctaatatccaacctagacctccccactgcaacttgagaccattgctccttgttcggtcacctgccaccactgagaacaatctagattcatcgtctttggaacccccctcaggtagttgaaagcagctatcaaatcccccctcactcttctcttctgcagactaaacaatcccagttccctcagcctctcctcgtaagtcatgtgctccagccaccgaaccattttgttgatttcatgTAACGGCTTTGTGAGATCAACAGAGACACACTCCTCAAGGCATCACGGCAGCGGTGGGAGGTGATGGGCAGGGGCGGTCTGTGGAGATTTCAGTGGAGGAAAGACAGGAAGTCGGGAGAAGGGAAgactcagcagcggagaggggccCAGTCGGCcagaggggtgggaagaagggtcaGTATCCAAAGGGACAAAGTGTGAATTAACAACAGAACTGCTCAAAGGCGCCGCTCCTGGAGACGCTGGCGGTGTCTGTTGTCAAACGGGCTCTAGCGGGCACCCATGTGCTGGCTGACGTGTGAAGAGGCCCAAATCAGGGATCTCCTAACAGGCCTGATGGGCCCAATTCTCAGTCCCTCTCAGGTGAAGTGAGCTGTGGCTATTCTCTGCCCCCCGGGCCCATTGGGGGCAGATCGGGGGCAtggcctcctcccccatcctcaccTCGAGCACAGGCTGGGTGAACGGCTGATGTTTCGGTCTGTCTGTCTGCGGTAGCTCCCTGGGCCACCCTCTCACTCAAGTGTCTGATGAGAACTGAGCTGCTCCGCTCTGGCTCCGACCCACAACCTGAGCCCCAGAGGCTTTGCGGTGTGTGGCTCTCCCCACAGGGCCCTTCAAACTTCAGATGCCACCAGCTCAGCCTAGGCATCAAAGCGCCCCTGGGGCTCCTTTCCGAAGAGATGGATTTGTCCCTGCATCCTTGATCTGGATTTCCCATTCTCCCACAGCTGTGCACCTGGCAGCAACGCACCTCACCAgacatggctgcatttcagggtgGGGATGATGTGGGGGGTCCCCTGCTCCTTCACACGGCACATGCGGGGCCTGATTGGCAAAGAAGCATCAGCTCCCTAGTCCCGACGTGCCGGTAGCAAATCCTCTCTTGGGATTGTCTAGTCATAACCCTTGTCCCCCGGCTATCCCTGGCTCAGTCCCCTGGTGTGGTGAGGCGGGACACCTCCTCCAGATCTCTGTGGAGAGGGCGAATAACCCTCATGCCGCAGGGCCTGATTTCCAGGGACAGCGTGGGAGCTCAGCGTCAGCACGGGGCAAGGAGGGCCGGATATTCGGATCATGTCACATGCCCGCTGAGTCCTGGGAACCGGCCTTTGCTAAGAATTTCAGGGACCTGCCCAGACATCCTCAAGTGTCTCCTGCCCCTCAGGACGCAGAGTCAAAAAGCTCCCCGGACGTGACTGCGGCTTGCAAGCCAGATTTTCGAGGCTGGAGGCTGGGGATGGCTCCTGGTGGGGGGAATTTGTGCTGGACATTTCCCGATGCCCTTTGGAAGGAGTCGCTCAGGGCTGGGCGTGGGTGTGAACGGGACCCTTCCTCACCCTTCAAAATGATTCCCAGGGTACTCGGGTACCAAGGGCATGAATCTCTGCAGAGCCCAGCAGCCctaggccccagccctgcagcaggcagGGCGCGCTGGCTGTCAGCGGCAATGCAGGATCCCATGCCAATGATTTAAGATGCTAATAAGCATTAATTTGCATGTCAGGGCAGAGCTGCCCAAATCTTGCCTGCCCACTCTGCCAGTTCCATCCTGAGCCAGCGTGGTGCCCGCCAGTGGCCGGGCGGTTTATGGCAGACCCAAGACTGGTGTGGTTAGCGGGGCTGGTTTGCTGACCCGCCACCCTCCAGTGGCCTGCGCCCCAACACGTAcgacccccccccgcccatctCCAGTAGCTGGGGTGGAACGGGCAGCAAGGAGGAAGCTGGGGGAGGCGGTGCATGGGGCGGGTTCTGGTactgggtggggcagggactggggttgGCAGGTGGTGGGAAGAGTGTGCTGGGACTGAAGGCTGCTCCAAGCCCTGCCCTGCTAACCCCACAAAGAAACTACATTCCTGCCTGTGAGCTTAGACTCTGGATTCCTGCTGGTCCTGCCTTGGTGTCTGGGCAGCAGCCAGCAAAGGGTTAAGATGAAAAAACCCAAGAGGTAGTGTGGGCTGGAGGAACAGGACAAAGgttgggtgccaggactcctgggttctagctctgggaagggagtggggtctagtggttagagatgggggaggctgggagccaggactcctgggttctagtgatgattttgccattgactccctGTGTAACCTTGCCCAAGCTCcgtgctggaggaggaggatccTGCCCTAgttgctggggcaggaggtggggggcgTGTGGCTTGAGCAGGCAGATTGCCCAGGGCTCAGAAAGTGCCAGTAAGATCCCGAGGGACTGGGCCGAACCAAAGTAAGAACCAAGTACAACCAGGCCAGCTCCCTTGCCTGCCCCTATCCCGGCCTCCGGACGAGGTGATGGGGcccggctgcctgcagctccccagaGCTGAGTGTtgggccccagagctgcagcaacccGGGGGCAGGGGGACTTTTGGTCTGAGCTCCTAGTGGAGGAGAAAGTCCTTGTCCCCATTGGACGGACATGTTGGCGGACCCCCGGCTGGGAACGGTTCTGCTCGGCTCCTTAGAAGCATTGCAGAGCAGGCGGTGAGTGGAGGGCTGCAGGCTCCTAAaatgggggggcaggagcaggggaccctTCCCTTGGGCATCCCTCGTTCTGTTTCTAACCCCGATGGTTTGGTGCAGCCCGATCCGGTCCAAAGGAGAagcacggggcggggggggtgggcaGTGGGGAGAGCCAGGTGGGGCGGGAAGGCTGTGGGGACCATGAGGTTGCCGGCTGGGGATGGGGTTTGTAGAGGTTGGCTGCAGGGTGGCTCAGGTCAGCTGTGCAGGAAGTGAGCAGGTGGGGGGCTTCTGGCAAGGGGGAGGGttgcagtgggagctgtggggcatgGGGCAGTTTTTTAGTACTGGAGGAGGGGTCAGGGGGAGACTGGGAGGCTTAATTTGGTGACGTTTGCCAGGGTCTTAGCGGGtggcctgggaaagggagggGTCAGAGGGTCATTATAACATCTCTAGGCCATCACAACCATCCCTGCGCAGGCCTCAAGCTTGGCTCCACCTAGAGGAGAGTCCCCAGCAGCTGTGAGCAGGGGATGGTCTATGACACACAGGGAAGCGGCTCCGATTCCATCCAGCAGTGGGTGGCGtgaggaggggaaggcagccCACCCGGCAGCATCATTGAGAGAAGCAGAGTAGTTTATTGGGTCTGTGATGCCAgccgggggtgggagggcagcttTGTGTTTCCCACCCCGCAGGGCAGTGGGACCGGGCTCAGAATTGGACGTAGGACAAGACCACATCGCCATTGATTTCCAGCGTGTCGATCTTCTGGAACTCGCGGAAACGGTGGTTGTAGTCAAAGAGCGGCTGCCCGTTGGCGAAGACCTTGAAACGTCCATTCCCGCAGCGGAtggagagctgtggggggagaacGGCCATGAGAAGGACCCACCGGGGACACCCGTGAAGGAGCCAATCCCTTATGGGaccaggcagcatggcctagtggagaCTGTGCTGCCAAAGAATCTCCATTAGTTGCTAACTGTATAGGGGCTATGACACACAGGCATGCAGTTCTGATGCCATCCAGCAGAGGgtgaacattctctctctcttgatcTCTGCTCTAGAAAAACCtgagcttgagctaaaggagaatccccATTAATTGTTAGCAGTATAGGGCATATGATACACATAAGAGCAGTTTGGATTCCATCCAGCAGGGGCAGCAGTACCTATTACGCACACATACCCCTACCTCCCCTTCCTCTTCCAAATGCCCCAGGACTTAAGTTAGCAGAGAATACCTATTAGCTGCTAGCTATATAGGGGCAATGACACACAGACTTGCAGTTCTTATGCCATCCAGCAGAAGGCATCAGACTGCATGAGTGTGCATGCATGCTGCTCCAGAAGACCGTGGGCTTGACCTAAGGGAGAATCCCCATTGGCTGCTAGCGGTATAGGGCGTATGCCACACAGATGAGCAGTTTACTCACATCGAAATACTGGCCAGGCTGGAAGGGGTTCTGAGGCAGGGCTCGTTCCTCTGCGCCCCACTGCCCGTTCAGGAGGCTGTTCCTGACCACCACCCTCTCGTTCAGGCGAGGGTTAATATGCAGGGCGATATCCTTGGAGTAGCCCATCTTAAAGTTGATGCAGAAGCTGGGGAGGCAGAGAACTGGTGAGGCTggagggggagtgtgtgtgtgcgggggggtcaTCTGCTCTTGAGTGGGGTGTggctttgggggagaggggcagggctggacatACAAGCCTGTAGCCAGATACACAGGGCCATTGCACTTGGCTGGGAGAAGCCTAGTCTGTGCTAGAAAGCACGGCCTAAGGGttggagcacagggctgggagccaggactatcctcagctgtgggaggggagtggggtctagtggttggagcaggggaggctgggagccgggactctggcttctatccccagctctgggaggggagtggtgtctagtggttggagcaggggggctgggagggttctctccccagctctgagaggggagtggggtctagtggttagagcagggggggctgggagccgggactcctgggttctatccctggttctgggaggggaatggggtctagtggttagagcaggggggctgggagccgggactcctggcttctatccccagctctatGCTGATTCACCATGAGACCGGGGGCGGAGGGGAAGTCACTTCCCccggctggtgcctcagtttcccctgctgaaGGCAGTGCCGTGGCTGCATACCTCTTAGCGCCCTGCGGGACAAATCCTTTCACCACCACTGTCTTTTTGGACGTCAGCCCGCCTGGGAAGTTAGCCACATAGGGAACTTGCTGCAAGAGAATGGAGACCCCCGGCTAGAACTGTCTTGTCTAGAAGCGTCTCCGATGTGTTGCAGGGAGGGGGATTAATAGTGCAGTGCTAGGAGGCGCTGTGCGCCAGGGAGTGGGGCGcgaggggggggcggggaggtccTGCTACCAGCTTCATTCAGCGTGGCTCTTGGCCGCCTggcacattccaccccagaggtggctgcactccGGGGCTAGGGGAGGCGTTGCGGGAGAAAGCGTAAGGCGGGAGCAAAAGGGCAGAGCAAACCCCAAGTCTGCTGCGCTTACCGGGTGAAAGGAAGCGGGGCCAGCCATCATCTGTGGGGCAGAGAAATCCAGGAGTTATTCATCTGGTCAGCTGTGGTGTGGCCCAACCCTAAGGCCTTGGAGGTGTCTCTGTCCCTCCGGCCCACTGAACTGGCCGTCACCTGACGGCTCCTCTCTAGTTTTCCAGGAAATATCTGGCCTTTCCTTAGCTAAAATCCTCTCCTAGCCCAGCAGTTTCCAGTTGGATACAGAATCCGCCTCcacttcctgtcttaaactgCTGTGTAGAACTGCAGTGCAGCTGTTCAATGGtagctgcaccccaccccagaggtggtcaCATCTCCGTGCTGGATGAGGATTCCCTCTATAATCAGCTGCCACCTTCCAtcctagaagtggctgcatttcagtcatGGGGGACATGATCTCTGCATAAACAGCTGCTGTGCCATGCCCCAGTGGCGGCTGCATCTTGGCACTGGGTGACGGATCCCCATACACTCAGCTGCCACGTTCCACCCTAGAGGCGGCTGCATTTCAAGAGGGGGTGAGGTGATCTCTGTATAAGCAGCCGCCCCCGCCCCAGAGGGGCTGCATCTCGGCGCTGAGCTTTACAAACAGTGCTCAGGAATACGAGGGTGTTTATCAGGGAATTTTCTCCCCCCGGGCTGCAGTGTACTTACTGGCAGGCTTGTGGCTGGCGGAGGCATATTCGACTGCATGCCCTGAAAGACACAGACAATATAAGGGTGGGGGGGTTACaggggctgaggctgcagggtTGGCATGGCTCTCCTTAGAGCAGCCTGGGCGAGCTGAGATTGTGGGGCTGATCCAGGGAGAAGTGGGGCCCGGGATCCTGGCTAGAGGGGCCCATGGGATCCCTGCTCCCCAGGGGAAGTGGCTGCTAAGACAGAGGGAAGGTCCCTGTGACtctttgtgggggggggtgggaaggaccCCCTGTAGGACTCCCCCATCCCATGCCTTCTGGGGTCGTCACACTGCAGCAGGAGGCCCAGCGAAGCCTGGCTGGCTTGTGGGGTGGCGTGTAGCTGCAGTAATGGACTGGGTGCCCCCGGGTGCCCACCCTGAACTGGcatctcccccagccccgggcaTGTGGGTCTGGTGGGTACTTACATGCATCCCGGGCTGCGGGTGATACATCCCCTGCAGGAAGGAAATAAGTGTGACACTgggcccagagaggggaaaggtaTTGTCaatcccggactcctgggttcgctccccagctctgggaggggatggggaggctaGTGGATGGAGCGGgcgggaggggaagcctggacacctggattctctcccagctctggtagGGGAGCAGGATTTAGTGGATAGAGTAGGgggagctgggaaccaggactcctggcttctagcctagctctgggaggagagtggggtctaggggttagagcggggaaggagggctgggagccaggacgcctgagttctctcccagctctggtatgggagcggggtctagtgttggggggggctgggagccatgaCTCCCAAgtgctctcccagctctgggagtggagtggggtctagtggttaaagcggggggtgggctggaagccaggactcctgggttctatccccagctctgggaggggagtggggtctagtggttacagcaggacacctgggttctatccccagccctCCTACCATCCAAGCGCTCAGCATTTCCCCTGAACCAACCCCTGCGTTGGCAGTTTGGCTGCGGGGCCGGCGCTGTGCGTGAGCCTCCCAGTCCCACGTCTCCACCGCCCGCCCgtgcgcccccccaccccccagtcactCACCCCGCCCCCCATCGTGCCCCCTCCCATGACGTTGAGCGACTGCAGCTCGAGGTCCCCGTCCACGTCGACGACCTGCACACGCTCGGGCGGGATGCGGTGCCGGAACTCGTAGCAGGGGGCCCCGTTCACCATGATCTGGGGTGGGAGACAGGCAGTGTCaggatctgcccccccccccatggagcaggcagggggtggcaggAAATTGGGGTGAGGCCTCCTGGCCCCCCATGTTAGAGAGCAGGTGTTGGgatgtttggggagggggaacaatTCCCCTTTCAAAGCCCCCCACCCAGATGGGGGAGAAGGtgtcaccccccacccctttccccaggcCATTGGGGAGCAGCCGCCAGCCCCCCCATCTGCCCCCGTCCTCTTGATCCAGTGGGACCCACCCTCCCCATGAGtttctctccacccccccccacatttCCCCTGTCACAGATGGGGGACCCCCCCAATGACATATTATCCTTCTGCCCCCAGTTCAGAATGTGTCCATCCACGGTCCCTCATATCCCTTGTGCCCC from Gopherus evgoodei ecotype Sinaloan lineage unplaced genomic scaffold, rGopEvg1_v1.p scaffold_34_arrow_ctg1, whole genome shotgun sequence includes:
- the LGALS7 gene encoding galectin-7 produces the protein MVAAAMALIPDRPTIPYSTAIPGGLRPHTWVKMKGSVPERSTGFRVKFIYGQYEGANVALLFNPRFEGSPHIIFNSLVERKWGQEERKENSPFRRGKNFTLMFTTTPTAYKVTVNERHHYTFQHRLPPEHVRFLEMDGDVKLEAVSWEGGGSYWNRLTALPGWGASRMY
- the LGALS4 gene encoding galectin-4 is translated as MAYVPAPGYQPVYNPPLPHAAPIAGGLRPGMSIYVQGTVPHHTKRFRVNFSCGPAKGADIALHFNPRFDSGDKIVFNSFQHGKWAKEEYKHEMPFRKGQHFEMVFSITPEGYRIMVNGAPCYEFRHRIPPERVQVVDVDGDLELQSLNVMGGGTMGGGGMYHPQPGMHGMQSNMPPPATSLPMMAGPASFHPQVPYVANFPGGLTSKKTVVVKGFVPQGAKSFCINFKMGYSKDIALHINPRLNERVVVRNSLLNGQWGAEERALPQNPFQPGQYFDLSIRCGNGRFKVFANGQPLFDYNHRFREFQKIDTLEINGDVVLSYVQF